A part of Lactobacillus sp. ESL0700 genomic DNA contains:
- a CDS encoding sugar porter family MFS transporter, translated as MVQEKKKIPSSFIYFFGSFGGILFGYDIGVMTGALPFLQNDWNLTNASIVGWITSAVMFGAIFGGAAAGQLSDKFGRRKMILVSAIIFALFSILSMVAPHNGSMYLIIIRILLGLAVGAASALVPAYMSEMAPANARGSLSGLNQTMITSGMLLSYIMDFILKGVPTPWNWRLMLGLAAVPAIILFLGVVKLPESPRFLIKNGKEDEAREVLSYIRKSDKEIDDEILEIKSASAKENSASEKTTWGSLFSSKYRYLVIAGVGVAAFQQFQGANAIFYYIPLIVQKATGSAASSALMWPIIQGVILVTGSLVYIAIAEKFKRRSLLMLGGTIMGLSFLLPSVINSIAPHTNPMMIVVFLCIYVAFYSFTWAPLTWVLVGEIFPLAIRGRASGLASSLNWIGSWAVGLLFPMMTASMSQEMVFGIFGVICILGVLFVRFFVPETKGHTLEEIEEEGMNHGLKEAK; from the coding sequence GTGGTACAAGAAAAAAAGAAAATACCAAGTAGTTTTATTTACTTCTTTGGATCATTTGGCGGTATTTTGTTTGGCTATGATATTGGCGTTATGACAGGTGCTTTGCCATTCTTACAAAATGATTGGAACTTAACTAATGCATCAATTGTTGGCTGGATTACTTCCGCTGTGATGTTTGGTGCTATTTTTGGTGGTGCTGCCGCCGGACAACTTTCCGATAAATTTGGTAGAAGAAAAATGATTCTAGTTTCAGCAATCATCTTTGCGTTGTTTTCAATTTTATCGATGGTTGCACCACATAATGGTTCCATGTATTTAATTATTATTCGAATATTACTAGGACTTGCTGTAGGGGCAGCTTCAGCCTTAGTACCAGCATACATGTCAGAGATGGCACCTGCTAATGCTCGTGGTAGTTTATCTGGATTAAATCAGACGATGATTACTTCAGGAATGCTGCTTTCTTATATTATGGACTTTATCTTGAAAGGTGTACCAACTCCGTGGAATTGGCGACTGATGTTAGGGCTAGCAGCTGTACCAGCAATTATTCTATTTTTGGGTGTTGTCAAATTACCAGAATCACCACGGTTTTTAATTAAGAATGGTAAAGAAGACGAAGCTCGTGAAGTACTTTCATATATCAGAAAAAGTGACAAGGAAATTGATGACGAAATCCTTGAGATAAAGTCAGCTTCTGCAAAAGAAAATTCAGCATCAGAAAAGACCACGTGGGGATCACTATTTAGCAGCAAATATCGCTATCTGGTTATCGCTGGTGTTGGTGTAGCAGCCTTTCAACAATTTCAGGGTGCGAATGCTATCTTTTATTACATTCCTTTAATCGTGCAAAAGGCTACTGGCAGTGCAGCTAGTTCAGCACTAATGTGGCCAATTATTCAAGGTGTTATTTTGGTTACGGGATCGCTTGTTTACATTGCGATTGCAGAAAAGTTTAAGCGTCGTTCATTATTAATGCTTGGCGGAACAATTATGGGTCTTTCATTTTTATTACCATCCGTAATTAATAGTATTGCGCCGCATACTAATCCAATGATGATTGTTGTGTTCTTATGTATCTATGTTGCATTTTATTCATTCACTTGGGCACCATTAACCTGGGTACTGGTAGGAGAAATTTTCCCACTTGCAATTAGAGGACGTGCTTCTGGATTAGCATCTTCATTAAACTGGATTGGTTCTTGGGCTGTTGGTCTACTATTTCCAATGATGACTGCTTCAATGTCACAAGAAATGGTCTTTGGAATTTTTGGTGTTATTTGTATTTTAGGTGTCTTATTTGTTCGCTTCTTTGTTCCTGAAACTAAGGGTCATACTTTAGAGGAAATTGAAGAAGAAGGAATGAATCATGGCTTAAAAGAAGCAAAGTAG
- a CDS encoding GntR family transcriptional regulator yields the protein MKSDYLAIKETLKNEITFGDYKVNQKLPTENDLIKQFGKSRYAVRKALSELQDEHLIYKVQGSGMFIQDWNKKWQVNPESKTIGLICTHIADYIFPKIISQIDTEISTKEYSLLIANTHNHPKKERESLIKMLDSQVAGLIVEPSESAKPSPNLDIYKRVAKSKIPLLFINAEYPKLNFPSITNDDEAAETELIKYLLSMGHQRILGIFQVDDLQGVHRMNGFMKAYQETSSNLSNSSIIMYNSHDPFQTISKKIAFYLKDGQRPTAIACYNDSLALLVLDMLKKMQLKVPEDISLVGFDDFDSAAYLTPSLTTMNYERTSVGKEAGQGILKLIQGKKLNSIVHHPKLKVRASVAAPKEK from the coding sequence ATGAAGAGTGATTATCTTGCAATTAAAGAGACTCTTAAAAATGAAATAACTTTTGGTGATTATAAGGTTAACCAAAAGTTACCCACAGAAAATGATTTAATTAAACAGTTTGGTAAATCACGTTATGCTGTTCGTAAAGCATTATCTGAATTGCAAGATGAGCATTTGATCTACAAGGTTCAGGGTAGCGGCATGTTTATCCAAGATTGGAATAAAAAATGGCAGGTTAATCCCGAAAGTAAGACAATTGGATTGATCTGTACTCATATCGCAGACTATATTTTCCCCAAGATAATCTCACAGATTGATACTGAAATCAGTACAAAAGAATACTCCCTTCTCATCGCTAACACGCATAATCACCCCAAAAAAGAACGTGAAAGCTTAATTAAAATGCTTGATTCACAAGTAGCAGGGCTAATTGTTGAACCAAGCGAAAGTGCTAAGCCTAGTCCTAATCTCGACATCTATAAACGAGTCGCTAAGAGTAAAATTCCACTCTTGTTCATTAATGCTGAATACCCTAAGTTAAATTTTCCATCAATCACAAATGATGATGAAGCAGCAGAAACAGAACTCATCAAATACCTACTTAGTATGGGACATCAGCGAATACTAGGAATATTTCAGGTAGATGATCTTCAAGGTGTACACCGAATGAACGGCTTCATGAAAGCTTACCAGGAGACCAGCTCGAATCTCTCTAACAGCAGTATTATCATGTATAATTCTCATGATCCTTTTCAAACAATCAGTAAAAAAATAGCCTTTTACCTAAAAGATGGTCAAAGACCGACGGCAATCGCTTGCTACAACGACAGCTTGGCATTATTAGTCTTAGATATGCTCAAAAAAATGCAGTTGAAAGTCCCAGAAGATATTTCACTAGTTGGCTTTGATGATTTTGACTCAGCCGCATACTTAACTCCCAGCTTGACAACTATGAATTACGAGCGAACCTCTGTTGGTAAAGAGGCTGGCCAAGGTATTTTGAAATTGATTCAAGGTAAAAAACTTAATTCCATTGTTCATCATCCTAAATTAAAAGTAAGAGCTTCTGTTGCTGCACCTAAAGAAAAATAA
- a CDS encoding FGGY-family carbohydrate kinase, translated as MNITDTAELIRSGKTALGIEFGSTQIKAVLIDSKFNPLATGTFQWENSLKNGIWTYSKEEIWTGLRLSYQQLAANVSSKYHVKIEKIGAIGVSAMMHGYLAFDKNDQLLVPFRTWRNTITGDAAGELTKLFNFNIPLRWSIAHLYHAILHNEEHVKDIAYMTTLAGYVHWQLSGEKNIGIGDASGMFPVDQTGDFNSKMLEQFSNLPQVKKYPWKIRDILPKVLTAGQVAGHLTEQGAKLLDPTGTLQSGSVMAPPEGDAGTGMISTNSVRLRTGNISVGTSEFSMVVLDKPLKKVHRDIDIVATPDGLPVAMVHVNNCSSDINAWAEIFKEFAGRLGKNLSADELYSTLFLDATKSDPDAGGMVNYSYFSGEPVTNTDEGRPMLVRTPNSKFTLANFMLAQLYSAYAPLKIGMDVLTNEENVKTDVMIAQGGLFKTPVVGQQVLSNILNLPISVMLNASVGGPWGMAVLAQYAAQHESIALADYLDSQVFVDSEMMSLSPEPEGVKGAQKYIDRYELALQLENQAEILKDEEE; from the coding sequence ATGAATATCACGGATACCGCTGAATTAATTCGGTCAGGTAAGACTGCTTTGGGAATTGAATTTGGTTCAACGCAAATTAAGGCAGTATTAATTGATAGTAAGTTTAATCCGCTTGCGACAGGTACTTTTCAATGGGAAAACAGTTTGAAGAACGGAATTTGGACATATTCAAAGGAAGAAATTTGGACTGGCTTGAGATTAAGCTATCAGCAGTTAGCAGCAAACGTTAGCAGTAAATATCATGTCAAAATTGAAAAAATTGGGGCAATTGGTGTTAGTGCAATGATGCATGGTTATCTAGCATTTGATAAAAATGATCAATTGTTAGTACCTTTTAGAACTTGGCGCAACACGATTACTGGTGATGCGGCTGGCGAATTGACAAAGTTGTTTAATTTCAATATTCCACTTCGCTGGAGTATCGCACACTTATATCACGCAATTCTACATAATGAAGAGCATGTTAAGGATATTGCATATATGACAACCTTAGCAGGATATGTTCATTGGCAATTATCTGGTGAAAAAAACATCGGCATTGGTGATGCGTCAGGGATGTTCCCAGTTGACCAGACAGGGGACTTTAATTCTAAGATGCTGGAACAATTTAGTAACTTGCCACAAGTTAAGAAATACCCGTGGAAAATTAGAGATATTTTACCTAAGGTCTTAACTGCGGGACAAGTAGCTGGTCATTTAACCGAGCAGGGTGCTAAGTTGCTTGATCCAACTGGAACGCTGCAAAGTGGCAGTGTAATGGCACCACCTGAAGGTGACGCTGGTACCGGTATGATTAGTACTAATAGCGTTCGGCTTAGAACTGGTAATATTTCTGTTGGTACTTCTGAATTTTCAATGGTAGTTTTGGATAAACCTCTCAAAAAAGTTCACCGCGATATTGACATTGTGGCAACTCCAGATGGCTTACCAGTAGCAATGGTTCACGTTAATAATTGTTCTTCTGATATTAATGCTTGGGCAGAAATTTTTAAGGAATTTGCTGGGCGATTAGGTAAGAATTTATCTGCGGATGAACTGTACAGTACTTTGTTCTTAGATGCGACTAAGTCAGATCCAGATGCTGGCGGCATGGTCAATTATAGTTACTTCTCTGGTGAGCCAGTAACTAATACCGATGAAGGTAGGCCAATGCTGGTTAGAACTCCTAACAGTAAATTTACGTTAGCAAACTTTATGCTGGCACAACTTTATTCGGCTTATGCGCCGCTTAAGATTGGGATGGATGTTTTGACAAATGAAGAAAATGTCAAAACAGATGTCATGATTGCACAAGGTGGCTTATTTAAAACTCCGGTAGTTGGGCAGCAGGTGTTGTCAAATATCTTGAATTTGCCAATTTCTGTCATGCTTAATGCCAGTGTTGGTGGCCCTTGGGGTATGGCAGTGCTTGCGCAATACGCTGCACAACATGAGTCGATAGCATTAGCAGATTATCTAGACAGTCAAGTTTTTGTTGATTCAGAAATGATGAGTTTAAGTCCAGAGCCTGAAGGTGTCAAGGGTGCCCAAAAGTACATTGATCGCTATGAATTAGCGCTGCAACTTGAAAACCAGGCAGAAATATTAAAGGACGAGGAAGAATAG
- a CDS encoding L-ribulose-5-phosphate 4-epimerase, producing MLEQLKKEVYEANMQLPKLDLVTFTWGNVSGIDRDSGLFVIKPSGVEYEQMKPDDMVVVNLKGEVVEGSMNPSSDTPTHTVLYNAFPKIGGIVHTHSPWAVSFAAAKMDIPAMNTTHADTFYNAIPAADALTKAEIEEDYEGYTGQAIVRTFKERGLDYEATPGALVSQHGPFCWGETPKKAVYNAKVLEVVAEEDYHTLQLTRANSELPQYLLDKHYYRKHGKNAYYGQNNAQSQTHAKRTGK from the coding sequence ATGTTAGAGCAACTGAAAAAAGAAGTTTATGAAGCTAACATGCAACTGCCTAAGCTAGATTTGGTTACCTTTACTTGGGGTAATGTGTCCGGAATTGACCGCGACAGTGGGTTATTTGTTATCAAACCTTCCGGTGTGGAATACGAGCAAATGAAACCCGACGATATGGTAGTGGTTAACCTTAAAGGCGAGGTAGTTGAAGGCTCGATGAACCCATCAAGTGATACGCCAACGCATACTGTTTTGTACAATGCCTTTCCTAAGATTGGCGGCATTGTCCATACACATTCGCCTTGGGCCGTGTCTTTTGCGGCAGCCAAAATGGATATTCCTGCAATGAATACAACACATGCCGATACTTTTTATAATGCAATTCCAGCAGCTGATGCTTTAACTAAGGCTGAAATTGAGGAAGATTATGAAGGTTATACAGGTCAAGCAATTGTGAGGACGTTCAAAGAGCGTGGTTTAGATTATGAGGCAACTCCAGGAGCATTGGTTAGCCAACATGGTCCATTCTGCTGGGGCGAAACGCCAAAAAAGGCGGTATATAACGCTAAGGTGCTAGAAGTTGTAGCTGAGGAAGACTATCACACTTTGCAACTAACTCGAGCTAATAGCGAATTACCACAATATTTGCTGGATAAGCATTATTATCGCAAGCATGGTAAGAATGCCTATTATGGTCAAAACAACGCACAATCGCAGACACATGCAAAGAGAACTGGGAAGTGA